One region of Streptomyces rishiriensis genomic DNA includes:
- a CDS encoding thiamine-binding protein → MRLKVEFTTEPFDLDEAPAHALVAREVIEAADLDAVDVGPFGNTVEGAADAVLAAVDALLRRSLGAGATRISLQVNVMGDGDRDADGDVVGEGV, encoded by the coding sequence ATGCGACTGAAAGTGGAGTTCACCACCGAGCCCTTCGACCTCGACGAGGCGCCCGCGCACGCGCTGGTCGCCCGTGAGGTGATCGAGGCGGCCGACCTGGACGCGGTGGACGTGGGGCCGTTCGGCAACACCGTGGAGGGGGCCGCCGACGCGGTGCTCGCCGCCGTGGACGCCCTGCTGCGCAGGTCCCTCGGTGCGGGCGCCACCCGCATCTCGCTCCAGGTCAACGTCATGGGGGACGGGGACCGGGACGCGGACGGCGATGTCGTCGGGGAGGGCGTGTGA
- the uraD gene encoding 2-oxo-4-hydroxy-4-carboxy-5-ureidoimidazoline decarboxylase, with translation MTSTSPPPGLARFNDLEESVARAALHEACASTAWTTRLLAARPYATVTDLYGVSDAAMADLTATDLAEAMAGHPPIGRPKPGDPTSAREQHGMAGASRELKAEMLELNLAYQEKFGHVFLICATGRTGEQLRDAVKERIGNAPEQEREIVRVELGKINRIRLARLVEEDRPTP, from the coding sequence GTGACTTCGACTTCCCCACCCCCGGGCCTGGCCCGGTTCAACGACCTCGAGGAGTCCGTGGCCCGTGCCGCGCTCCACGAGGCGTGCGCCTCCACGGCGTGGACCACCCGACTGCTCGCGGCCCGCCCCTACGCCACCGTCACCGACCTGTACGGCGTCAGCGACGCCGCCATGGCCGACCTGACCGCCACGGACCTGGCGGAAGCGATGGCCGGGCACCCGCCGATCGGCCGTCCGAAGCCCGGCGACCCGACCTCGGCCCGCGAACAGCACGGCATGGCCGGCGCTTCGCGGGAACTCAAGGCCGAGATGCTCGAACTGAACCTGGCCTACCAGGAGAAGTTCGGCCATGTCTTCCTGATCTGTGCCACCGGTCGCACCGGCGAGCAGCTGCGCGACGCGGTCAAGGAGCGGATCGGCAACGCGCCGGAGCAGGAACGGGAGATCGTCCGCGTCGAACTGGGCAAGATCAACCGTATCCGCCTCGCCCGACTCGTCGAAGAGGACCGACCCACCCCATGA
- a CDS encoding 2-hydroxy-3-oxopropionate reductase: MSNAVPAVPALPKIAWIGLGIMGSPMSENLVKAGYDVTGFTLEQDKLDRLTAAGGSAAGSVAEAVRDADVVITMVPASPQVEAIAYGPEGILENARSGALLIDMSSITPQTSIDLARAAKDKGIRVLDAPVSGGEAGAVEAVLSIMVGGEQADFDEAEPVFEALGKTIVLCGPHGSGQTVKAANQLIVAVNIQACAEAVVFLEKSGVNLKAALDVLGGGLAGSTVLARKKDNFLTRDFKPGFRIDLHHKDMGIVTDAARNVGAALPVGAVVAQLVASLRAQGDGGLDHSALLRAVERLSGARL; this comes from the coding sequence ATGAGCAACGCAGTTCCCGCAGTACCCGCACTTCCCAAGATCGCCTGGATCGGCCTCGGCATCATGGGCTCCCCCATGTCCGAGAACCTCGTCAAGGCGGGTTACGACGTCACCGGCTTCACCCTGGAACAGGACAAGCTGGACCGGCTCACGGCCGCCGGCGGCAGCGCCGCGGGCTCCGTCGCCGAGGCCGTGCGCGACGCCGACGTCGTGATCACGATGGTGCCCGCCTCGCCCCAGGTCGAGGCCATCGCGTACGGCCCCGAAGGCATCCTGGAGAACGCGCGGTCCGGGGCGCTTCTGATCGACATGTCCTCGATCACCCCGCAGACCTCGATCGACCTCGCACGGGCGGCGAAGGACAAGGGCATCCGGGTGCTCGACGCCCCGGTGTCCGGCGGTGAGGCCGGCGCCGTCGAGGCCGTGCTGTCCATCATGGTGGGCGGCGAGCAGGCCGACTTCGACGAGGCCGAGCCCGTCTTCGAGGCACTCGGCAAGACCATCGTGCTGTGCGGTCCGCACGGCTCGGGCCAGACCGTGAAGGCCGCCAACCAGCTGATCGTCGCCGTGAACATCCAGGCGTGCGCCGAGGCCGTGGTCTTCCTGGAGAAGTCGGGCGTGAACCTGAAGGCGGCGCTGGACGTCCTGGGCGGCGGGCTCGCCGGCTCGACCGTACTGGCCCGCAAGAAGGACAACTTCCTCACCCGCGACTTCAAGCCGGGCTTCCGGATCGACCTGCACCACAAGGACATGGGCATCGTCACGGACGCCGCCCGCAACGTCGGCGCGGCCCTGCCCGTCGGCGCGGTGGTCGCCCAGCTGGTCGCGAGCCTGCGCGCGCAGGGCGACGGCGGACTGGACCACTCGGCCCTGCTGCGGGCCGTGGAGCGCCTGTCGGGCGCGCGTCTCTGA
- a CDS encoding AMP-binding protein: protein MTTATECFRRARDFLLEHREDYTTAYERFEWPRPERFNWALDWFDVIADGNGRTALHIVEEDGSETRLSFAELSERSDRVANWLRGRGVAAEDRILVMLGNQAELWETALAAMKLRAVVIPATPLLGPADLTDRVERGRIRHVLVRAEDTGKFDEVPGDYRRIAVGGAPEGWQRFEDAYTAPAGFTPDGPTLADDPLMLYFTSGTTARPKLVEHTHTSYPIGHLATMYWIGLRPGDVHLNISSPGWAKHAWSNLFAPWNAEATVFIHNYTRFDPARLMTEMDRAGVTTFCAPPTVWRMLIQADLTQLRIPPREAVAAGEPLNPEVIEQVRRAWKVTVRDGFGQTETAVQIANSPGQELKTGSMGRPSPGYRVELLDPVSGAPGAEEGEIALDLAARPVGLMTGYHGDADRTAEAMAGGYYRTGDIGNRDENGYLTYVGRADDVLKASDYKISPFELESALLEHEAVAEAAVVPAPDPLRLAVPKAYVVLAEGWEPGPDTAKVLFEHSREVLAPYKRVRRLEFAPLPKTVSGKIRRIELREATEAGSPDEYREEDFR from the coding sequence ATGACGACGGCGACGGAGTGCTTCCGCAGAGCCCGCGACTTCCTGCTGGAACACCGCGAGGACTACACAACCGCTTACGAGCGTTTCGAGTGGCCCCGCCCGGAACGCTTCAACTGGGCCCTGGACTGGTTCGACGTCATCGCCGACGGCAACGGGCGCACCGCCCTGCACATCGTGGAAGAAGACGGTTCCGAAACCCGTCTCAGCTTCGCCGAGCTGTCCGAGCGCTCCGACCGGGTCGCGAACTGGCTGCGCGGGCGCGGCGTCGCCGCCGAGGACCGGATCCTCGTCATGCTCGGCAACCAGGCCGAACTGTGGGAGACGGCGCTGGCCGCGATGAAACTGCGCGCCGTCGTCATCCCGGCCACACCGCTGCTCGGCCCCGCCGACCTGACCGACCGCGTGGAGCGCGGCCGTATCCGGCACGTCCTCGTCCGCGCCGAGGACACCGGCAAGTTCGACGAGGTCCCCGGCGACTACCGGCGCATCGCGGTCGGCGGCGCCCCCGAGGGCTGGCAGCGGTTCGAGGACGCCTACACCGCCCCGGCCGGCTTCACACCCGACGGCCCCACCCTCGCCGACGACCCGCTGATGCTCTACTTCACCTCCGGCACGACCGCCCGCCCCAAGCTGGTGGAGCACACCCACACGTCGTATCCGATCGGACATCTGGCGACGATGTACTGGATCGGGCTCCGGCCCGGCGACGTGCACCTCAACATCTCCTCGCCCGGCTGGGCCAAGCACGCCTGGTCCAACCTCTTCGCTCCCTGGAACGCCGAAGCAACCGTTTTCATCCACAACTACACCCGCTTCGACCCGGCCCGGCTGATGACCGAGATGGACCGGGCGGGGGTGACGACGTTCTGCGCACCGCCCACCGTCTGGCGCATGCTCATCCAGGCCGACCTCACCCAGCTGCGCATCCCGCCCCGCGAAGCGGTGGCCGCGGGCGAGCCGCTCAACCCCGAGGTCATCGAGCAGGTGCGGCGCGCCTGGAAGGTGACCGTCCGCGACGGCTTCGGGCAGACCGAGACGGCCGTGCAGATCGCCAACAGCCCCGGACAGGAACTCAAGACCGGCTCGATGGGCCGCCCGAGCCCCGGCTACCGGGTGGAACTCCTCGACCCGGTGTCCGGCGCGCCGGGTGCGGAGGAGGGCGAGATCGCACTGGACCTGGCGGCCCGGCCGGTCGGCCTGATGACCGGTTACCACGGCGACGCCGACCGCACGGCGGAGGCGATGGCCGGCGGCTACTACCGGACCGGCGACATCGGCAACCGCGACGAGAACGGTTACCTCACCTACGTCGGACGGGCCGACGACGTCCTCAAGGCCTCCGACTACAAGATCAGCCCCTTCGAGCTGGAGAGCGCGCTGCTGGAGCACGAGGCGGTCGCCGAGGCGGCCGTCGTCCCCGCCCCGGACCCCCTGCGCCTCGCCGTGCCCAAGGCGTACGTCGTGCTCGCCGAGGGCTGGGAACCGGGCCCCGACACCGCGAAGGTGCTGTTCGAGCACTCCCGCGAGGTCCTCGCCCCCTACAAGCGCGTCCGCCGCCTGGAGTTCGCCCCGCTGCCCAAGACGGTGAGCGGCAAGATCCGCCGGATCGAGCTGCGCGAGGCGACCGAGGCGGGTTCGCCGGACGAGTACCGCGAGGAGGACTTCCGGTGA
- a CDS encoding AMP-binding protein codes for MGQGASYAHGTSATALLGDTIGADLDRTAQRWPDREALVDVASGRRWTYRRFVEDVDRLAYALLASGVAKGDRVGIWAVNCAEWVLVQYATARIGAIMVNINPAYRTHEVEYVLRQAGISVLFASLSHRTSDYRAMVEQVRGNCPQLRETVYFGDPSWNALLRRGTPDLREDLHTRGNELSCDDPINIQYTSGTTGFPKGATLSHHNILNNGYFVGESIAYSELDRICIPVPFYHCFGMVMGNLAATSHGACIVVPAPSFDPKATLEAVQQERCTSLYGVPTMFIAELNLPDFASYDLSSLRTGIMAGSPCPVEVMKRVVAEMNMAEVSICYGMTETSPVSTQTRREDDLEHRTGTVGRVLPHIEVKVVDPVDGVTRPRGVAGELCTRGYSVMLGYWNEPEKTAESIDAGRWMHTGDLAVMREDGYVEIVGRIKDMIIRGGENIYPREIEEFLYGHPGIRDVQVVGVPHEKYGEEVLACVIPADATDPPSLEELRAYCEGRLAHYKIPSRLRIMDAFPMTVSGKVRKIELREGHAL; via the coding sequence CTGGGGCAAGGCGCTTCGTATGCGCACGGGACGAGCGCTACCGCGCTGCTCGGGGACACCATCGGTGCCGACCTCGACCGCACCGCGCAGCGCTGGCCGGACCGCGAGGCACTGGTCGACGTGGCGTCCGGGCGGCGCTGGACGTACCGCCGCTTCGTCGAGGACGTCGACCGGCTCGCGTACGCGCTGCTCGCGAGCGGGGTCGCCAAGGGCGACCGGGTGGGCATCTGGGCGGTCAACTGCGCCGAGTGGGTGCTCGTCCAGTACGCCACCGCCCGCATCGGCGCGATCATGGTGAACATCAACCCGGCGTACCGCACGCACGAGGTCGAGTACGTCCTGCGACAGGCCGGGATCTCCGTGCTGTTCGCCTCGCTCAGCCACCGGACGAGCGACTACCGCGCCATGGTCGAGCAGGTTCGCGGCAACTGTCCACAACTGCGGGAAACCGTTTACTTCGGGGATCCGAGCTGGAACGCGTTGCTGCGGCGCGGAACGCCCGATCTCCGCGAGGATCTCCACACCCGCGGAAACGAGTTGTCCTGCGACGACCCCATCAACATCCAGTACACCTCGGGTACTACGGGCTTCCCCAAGGGGGCCACCCTCTCCCACCACAACATTCTCAACAACGGTTACTTCGTGGGTGAGTCGATCGCCTACAGCGAGCTGGACAGGATCTGCATCCCGGTCCCCTTCTACCACTGTTTCGGCATGGTGATGGGAAACCTGGCGGCCACCTCGCACGGCGCCTGCATCGTCGTCCCCGCCCCGTCCTTCGACCCGAAGGCCACGCTGGAGGCCGTCCAGCAGGAGCGGTGCACCTCTCTGTACGGCGTCCCGACCATGTTCATCGCGGAGTTGAACCTGCCCGACTTCGCGTCCTACGACCTCTCCTCGCTGCGCACCGGCATCATGGCCGGCTCGCCCTGCCCGGTCGAGGTGATGAAACGGGTGGTCGCAGAGATGAACATGGCCGAGGTGTCGATCTGCTACGGCATGACCGAGACCTCGCCCGTCTCCACCCAGACCCGCCGCGAGGACGATCTGGAGCACCGCACCGGCACCGTGGGCAGAGTCCTGCCGCACATCGAGGTGAAGGTCGTGGATCCGGTGGACGGTGTGACCCGGCCGCGCGGCGTCGCGGGGGAGCTGTGCACCCGCGGCTACAGCGTGATGCTCGGTTACTGGAACGAACCCGAGAAGACCGCCGAGTCGATCGACGCGGGACGCTGGATGCACACCGGGGACCTGGCGGTGATGCGCGAAGACGGTTACGTCGAGATCGTCGGCCGGATCAAGGACATGATCATCCGGGGCGGGGAGAACATCTACCCGCGCGAGATCGAGGAGTTCCTCTACGGTCACCCGGGGATCCGGGACGTCCAGGTCGTCGGCGTCCCGCACGAGAAGTACGGCGAGGAGGTCCTCGCCTGCGTCATCCCGGCCGACGCGACGGACCCGCCGTCGCTGGAGGAGTTGCGTGCCTACTGCGAGGGCCGGCTGGCGCACTACAAGATCCCGAGCAGGTTGCGCATCATGGACGCCTTCCCGATGACCGTCTCGGGCAAGGTGCGCAAGATCGAGCTGCGTGAGGGGCACGCGCTGTAG
- a CDS encoding TIM barrel protein, whose product MGFEDRRFNVNLSILFTELPLLERPAAAAAAGFTAVELWWPWIDSPTPEPSELDALRQAIEDAGVQLTGLNFYAGQLPGPDRGALSLPGEESERFRANIDVAAGFAQSLGCRALNALYGNRLDGVDPAEQDALALENLVLAARAAHRIGAILLVEALNRPESPRYPLVSAPAAIGIVDKVNDATGLGNAKFLMDLYHLSMNGEDLPSVIERYASRTGHVQIADNPGRGAPGTGSLPLEDLLDRLRKAGYDGWVGLEYKPGDRPSAEAFDWLPR is encoded by the coding sequence ATGGGCTTCGAAGACCGGCGCTTCAACGTCAACCTGTCGATCCTCTTCACGGAACTCCCGCTCCTGGAGCGCCCCGCGGCGGCGGCCGCGGCCGGCTTCACCGCGGTCGAGCTGTGGTGGCCCTGGATCGACTCACCCACCCCCGAGCCGTCCGAGCTCGACGCCCTGAGGCAGGCGATCGAGGACGCGGGCGTACAGCTCACGGGCCTCAACTTCTATGCCGGACAGCTCCCGGGCCCCGACCGCGGCGCCCTGTCGCTGCCCGGCGAGGAGTCGGAACGGTTCCGTGCCAACATCGACGTGGCCGCCGGCTTCGCGCAGTCCCTGGGCTGCCGCGCGCTCAACGCGCTGTACGGCAACCGCCTCGACGGCGTGGACCCGGCCGAGCAGGACGCCCTCGCGCTGGAGAATTTGGTCCTCGCGGCCCGGGCAGCGCACCGGATCGGCGCGATCCTGCTCGTCGAGGCGCTGAACAGGCCCGAGTCGCCCCGCTACCCCCTGGTCAGTGCACCGGCCGCGATCGGCATCGTCGACAAGGTCAACGACGCCACAGGGCTCGGCAACGCGAAGTTCCTGATGGATCTGTACCACCTGTCGATGAACGGCGAGGACCTGCCGTCGGTGATCGAGCGCTACGCGTCGAGGACCGGCCATGTACAGATCGCCGACAACCCGGGCCGTGGCGCGCCGGGCACCGGCTCGCTGCCCCTCGAGGACCTCCTCGACCGGCTGCGGAAGGCCGGATACGACGGCTGGGTGGGCCTCGAGTACAAGCCGGGCGACCGTCCGAGCGCCGAGGCCTTCGACTGGCTGCCCCGCTGA
- the gcl gene encoding glyoxylate carboligase: protein MARMTAARAAVEILKREGVTSAFGVPGAAINPFYAALEVSGGINHTLARHVEGASHMAEGYTRTHPGNIGVCVGTSGPAGTDMITGLYSAIGDSVPILCITGQAPTAVIHKEDFQAVDIASIAKPVTKMAVTVLEAAQVPGVFQQAFHLMRSGRPGPVLIDLPVDVQQTEIEFDVDTYEPLPVYKPVASRAQIAKALSMLNASERPLIVAGGGVITADATELLVEFAELTGTPVIPTLMGWGAIPDDHELNAGMVGLQTSHRYGNATFLESDFVLGIGNRWANRHTGRVDVYTAGRTFVHVDVEPTQIGKIFAPDYGIASDAKAALELFVEAARESKAAGTLPDRSAWAAAAQEKKATLQRRTHFDDIPIKPQRVYEEMNKAFGPETRYVTTIGLSQIAGAQMLHVYRPRHWINCGQAGPLGWTIPAALGVAKADPEAQVVALSGDYDFQFMIEELAVGAQHKIPYVHVLVNNSYLGLIRQAQRAFDIDFQVKLEFENINSPELGVYGVDHVKVAEGLGCKAIRVTDPAELGAAFEQAKKLAAEFQVPVVVEAILERVTNISMSGTNDIGNVVEFEELATEPGHAPTSIRTLKV, encoded by the coding sequence ATGGCTCGTATGACCGCTGCCCGCGCGGCAGTCGAGATCCTCAAGCGCGAGGGCGTCACCAGTGCGTTCGGTGTCCCCGGCGCGGCGATCAACCCTTTCTACGCGGCACTCGAGGTCTCCGGCGGCATCAACCACACCCTCGCCCGTCATGTCGAGGGCGCCTCCCACATGGCCGAGGGCTATACCCGGACCCATCCGGGCAACATCGGCGTCTGTGTCGGCACCTCGGGCCCGGCGGGCACCGACATGATCACCGGTCTGTACTCGGCCATCGGCGACTCCGTCCCGATCCTGTGCATCACGGGCCAGGCCCCGACCGCCGTGATCCACAAGGAGGACTTCCAGGCCGTGGACATCGCCTCCATCGCCAAGCCGGTGACCAAGATGGCGGTCACCGTCCTGGAGGCGGCCCAGGTCCCCGGCGTCTTCCAGCAGGCCTTCCACCTCATGCGCTCCGGTCGGCCGGGCCCGGTCCTCATCGACCTGCCGGTCGACGTCCAGCAGACGGAGATCGAGTTCGACGTGGACACGTACGAGCCGCTGCCCGTCTACAAGCCGGTCGCGAGCCGTGCGCAGATCGCGAAGGCGCTCTCGATGCTGAACGCGTCCGAGCGGCCGCTGATCGTCGCGGGTGGCGGCGTCATCACGGCGGATGCCACGGAACTCCTGGTGGAATTCGCGGAGTTGACGGGCACTCCGGTCATCCCGACGCTGATGGGCTGGGGTGCGATCCCCGACGACCACGAGCTGAACGCCGGCATGGTCGGCCTCCAGACCTCGCACCGCTACGGCAACGCGACGTTCCTGGAGTCCGACTTCGTCCTCGGTATCGGCAACCGCTGGGCCAACCGTCACACCGGACGCGTCGACGTCTACACGGCCGGCCGCACCTTCGTCCACGTCGACGTCGAGCCCACCCAGATCGGCAAGATCTTCGCTCCGGACTACGGGATCGCCTCGGACGCGAAGGCGGCTCTCGAGCTCTTCGTCGAGGCGGCGAGGGAGTCGAAGGCGGCGGGCACGCTCCCCGACCGTTCCGCGTGGGCGGCCGCCGCGCAGGAGAAGAAGGCGACCCTCCAGCGCCGGACGCACTTCGACGACATCCCGATCAAACCGCAACGCGTCTATGAGGAGATGAACAAGGCCTTCGGTCCGGAGACCCGGTACGTCACCACCATCGGGCTCTCGCAGATCGCGGGCGCCCAGATGCTGCACGTCTACCGGCCGCGCCACTGGATCAACTGCGGGCAGGCGGGGCCCCTCGGTTGGACCATCCCGGCGGCCCTGGGCGTGGCGAAGGCCGACCCGGAGGCGCAGGTCGTCGCCCTCTCCGGGGACTACGACTTCCAGTTCATGATCGAAGAGCTGGCGGTCGGAGCACAGCACAAGATCCCTTACGTCCATGTCCTCGTCAACAACTCCTACCTGGGGCTGATCCGGCAGGCGCAGCGGGCGTTCGACATCGACTTCCAGGTCAAGCTGGAGTTCGAGAACATCAACTCGCCCGAGCTGGGCGTGTACGGCGTCGATCACGTCAAGGTCGCCGAGGGCCTCGGCTGCAAGGCGATCCGGGTGACGGACCCCGCCGAGTTGGGGGCCGCTTTCGAACAGGCCAAGAAGCTGGCCGCCGAGTTCCAGGTGCCGGTCGTCGTGGAGGCGATCCTGGAGCGCGTCACCAACATCTCGATGAGCGGCACCAACGACATCGGCAACGTAGTGGAGTTCGAGGAGCTCGCCACCGAGCCGGGGCATGCGCCGACGTCGATCAGGACGCTGAAGGTCTGA
- a CDS encoding helix-turn-helix domain-containing protein, giving the protein MSTSGDEAFIAAVKPLVDAMGGEMLPPDEAGVDDVVLAWEGVDTVAVRLPQLADSLDHILAAMERRKGRPLADLDRKAKQEVVRILEARGAFSVRHGVETVASALGVSRFTVYNYLNREKEA; this is encoded by the coding sequence GTGAGCACCTCCGGCGACGAGGCCTTCATCGCGGCCGTGAAGCCGCTGGTCGACGCGATGGGCGGGGAGATGCTCCCGCCGGACGAGGCCGGCGTCGACGACGTCGTCCTGGCCTGGGAAGGGGTCGACACCGTCGCCGTGCGCCTGCCCCAGCTGGCCGACTCCCTCGACCACATCCTCGCCGCCATGGAGCGCAGGAAGGGCAGACCGCTCGCCGACCTGGACCGCAAGGCCAAGCAGGAGGTCGTGCGGATACTCGAGGCGCGTGGCGCCTTCTCCGTACGGCACGGTGTGGAGACCGTGGCGAGCGCGCTCGGGGTGAGCCGCTTCACGGTCTACAACTATCTCAACCGGGAGAAAGAGGCCTGA
- the uraH gene encoding hydroxyisourate hydrolase translates to MSTSSTASVSTHILDTSVGRPAAGVAVHLSARSGRDARQGPDAGWRALGGSATDADGRCKDLPALPEGTTHVRLDFAVEAYFERSEKKQADAQQDAPANRDSGAPPVFFPEVAITFAVVPGEHYHVPLLLNPFGYSVYRGS, encoded by the coding sequence ATGAGCACCAGCAGCACCGCATCGGTGTCCACCCACATCCTGGACACCTCCGTCGGCCGGCCCGCCGCGGGAGTCGCCGTCCACCTGTCCGCCCGTTCGGGCCGGGATGCCCGGCAGGGGCCGGATGCGGGCTGGAGGGCGCTCGGCGGCTCCGCGACCGACGCGGACGGCCGCTGCAAGGACCTGCCGGCGTTGCCGGAGGGGACCACCCATGTACGGCTCGACTTCGCCGTGGAGGCGTATTTCGAGCGATCCGAGAAGAAGCAAGCCGATGCGCAGCAGGACGCCCCCGCGAATCGGGACAGCGGTGCCCCACCCGTGTTCTTCCCGGAGGTGGCGATCACCTTCGCCGTCGTACCCGGCGAGCACTACCACGTACCGCTGCTGCTCAACCCGTTCGGCTACTCCGTTTACCGAGGGAGCTAG